A DNA window from Acetobacter aceti NBRC 14818 contains the following coding sequences:
- a CDS encoding outer membrane beta-barrel protein, translating to MIKAFHLLRVATIIGLSPPVTAQAQVVTQYFPALGSGAGELSEEPAQVKAARAYQPLGYHSGPLTVHLDGDERVGYDSNADLIQHGRKSSVINTQGHIGAVHLLDRNDQVHADVSVSDLRYPTRSLQNQTTWTANIGGTKHFGRDELGVAFTHLSLVQMPTESGALLILGPVPYTLDDGRISYLLNTHGRLSFLPEFSIQHYQFGKPRLLGNSPYQDQHYRDRVIINENITARYQMMQNSHLLLLLQGTQIEYQTGNLDLPARSSNGFAVMGGYSWNEAGPFQFRALIGYQRRIFASSLYGSISSPIAEASIKWTPTRLTTVSATVSHGIEDAAFEGIVGYTNTSAQLSITHAYSRNIVFEAHAGLRKAHYPSSSPYLIDHSPIGQLANNQSSYGGGGSVHVYLNRHLSLELNYDFASQSAFMGPLFPVHIVMAGVHFAL from the coding sequence ATGATTAAAGCGTTCCACCTGCTCCGGGTTGCCACGATCATCGGACTGTCACCTCCTGTAACGGCACAGGCACAGGTGGTAACGCAATATTTCCCGGCACTCGGTTCGGGAGCGGGTGAACTAAGTGAAGAGCCTGCACAGGTTAAGGCTGCCCGTGCCTACCAGCCCCTTGGTTACCATTCGGGACCATTGACCGTTCATCTCGATGGCGATGAACGTGTAGGTTACGACAGCAATGCCGATCTGATTCAACATGGCCGCAAAAGCTCTGTCATCAATACACAAGGTCATATCGGAGCAGTGCATCTGCTGGATCGCAATGATCAGGTCCATGCGGATGTGAGTGTTTCCGACCTGCGCTACCCTACCCGCTCCTTGCAGAACCAGACGACCTGGACCGCCAATATCGGCGGAACCAAACATTTTGGCCGGGACGAACTTGGCGTCGCCTTTACACATCTTTCTCTGGTCCAGATGCCTACTGAGTCCGGTGCGCTGCTTATCCTTGGTCCGGTTCCCTACACTCTCGATGACGGCAGAATCAGCTACCTTCTCAACACGCACGGTCGACTGAGCTTCCTGCCTGAATTCTCCATCCAGCATTACCAGTTCGGCAAGCCTAGGCTTCTGGGAAATTCCCCTTATCAGGATCAGCATTACCGGGATCGGGTTATCATCAACGAGAATATCACCGCCCGTTATCAGATGATGCAGAACAGCCATCTGCTGCTTCTGCTTCAGGGAACCCAGATCGAATATCAGACCGGAAATCTGGACCTTCCGGCCCGAAGCTCCAATGGTTTCGCTGTCATGGGCGGCTATAGCTGGAATGAGGCTGGTCCATTCCAGTTCAGGGCGCTGATCGGTTACCAGCGACGAATTTTTGCTTCCTCGCTTTACGGCTCTATCAGCTCTCCCATTGCAGAGGCTTCTATCAAATGGACGCCAACGCGCCTTACGACCGTATCGGCCACAGTCAGTCACGGCATTGAGGATGCCGCGTTCGAAGGCATTGTTGGCTACACCAATACAAGCGCCCAGCTCAGTATCACGCATGCCTATTCACGGAACATCGTGTTCGAAGCGCACGCTGGCCTGCGTAAGGCGCATTATCCATCCAGTTCTCCCTATCTGATTGACCACTCTCCCATCGGACAGCTTGCCAACAATCAGAGCAGCTATGGCGGTGGCGGGAGCGTGCATGTCTATCTGAATCGTCACCTCAGTCTTGAGCTGAACTACGATTTCGCCAGCCAGAGCGCCTTTATGGGCCCGCTCTTTCCGGTTCACATTGTTATGGCAGGGGTGCACTTTGCCCTGTAA